A region from the Vulpes lagopus strain Blue_001 chromosome 5, ASM1834538v1, whole genome shotgun sequence genome encodes:
- the RABL2B gene encoding rab-like protein 2B isoform X2: MASDRAKPCELDQEKYDADDNVKIICLGDSAVGKSKLMERFLMDGFRPQQLSTYALTLYKHTATVDGKTILVDFWDTAGQERFQSMHASYYYKAHACIMVFDVQRKVTYKNLSTWYTELREFRPEIPCILVANKIDDIKMTQKSFSFARKFSLPLYFVSAADGTNVVKLFNDAIRLAVSYKHNSRDFMDEVLQELENFDLEPKEEDAPDQEQRGSTESPSPS, translated from the exons ATGGCCAGCGACAGAGCCAAACCCTGTGAGCTCGACCAAGAGAAATACGATGCTGATGACAACGTGAAGATCATCTGCCTAGGGGACAGCGCTGTGGGCAAGTCCAA ACTTATGGAAAGGTTTCTCATGGATGGATT TCGGCCACAGCAGCTGTCCACATACGCCCTGACCCTGTACAAGCACACAGCCACGGTGGACGGCAAGACCATCCTTGTAG ACTTTTGGGACACAGCAGGCCAAGAGCGGTTCCAGAGCATGCACGCCTCCTACTACTACAAGGCCCATGCCTGCATCATG GTGTTTGATGTGCAGAGGAAGGTAACCTACAAGAACCTGAGCACCTGGTATACGGAGCTTCGGGAGTTCAGGCCAGAGATCCCATGCATCCTGGTGGCCAATAAAATTGATG ATATAAAGATGACCCAAAAGAGCTTCAGTTTTGCCAGGAAGTTCTCCCTCCCCCTGTACTTTGTCTCAGCTGCTGATGGTACCAATGTTGTGAAG CTCTTCAATGACGCGATTCGATTAGCTGTGTCTTACAAACACAACTCCCGGGACTTCATGGACGAGGTTTTGCAGGAGCTTGAG AACTTTGATTTGGAGCCGAAGGAGGAGGATGCACCAGACCAAGAGCAGCGTGGCAGCACGGagagcccctccccttcctga
- the RABL2B gene encoding rab-like protein 2B isoform X1 codes for MASDRAKPCELDQEKYDADDNVKIICLGDSAVGKSKLMERFLMDGFRPQQLSTYALTLYKHTATVDGKTILVDFWDTAGQERFQSMHASYYYKAHACIMVFDVQRKVTYKNLSTWYTELREFRPEIPCILVANKIDADIKMTQKSFSFARKFSLPLYFVSAADGTNVVKLFNDAIRLAVSYKHNSRDFMDEVLQELENFDLEPKEEDAPDQEQRGSTESPSPS; via the exons ATGGCCAGCGACAGAGCCAAACCCTGTGAGCTCGACCAAGAGAAATACGATGCTGATGACAACGTGAAGATCATCTGCCTAGGGGACAGCGCTGTGGGCAAGTCCAA ACTTATGGAAAGGTTTCTCATGGATGGATT TCGGCCACAGCAGCTGTCCACATACGCCCTGACCCTGTACAAGCACACAGCCACGGTGGACGGCAAGACCATCCTTGTAG ACTTTTGGGACACAGCAGGCCAAGAGCGGTTCCAGAGCATGCACGCCTCCTACTACTACAAGGCCCATGCCTGCATCATG GTGTTTGATGTGCAGAGGAAGGTAACCTACAAGAACCTGAGCACCTGGTATACGGAGCTTCGGGAGTTCAGGCCAGAGATCCCATGCATCCTGGTGGCCAATAAAATTGATG CAGATATAAAGATGACCCAAAAGAGCTTCAGTTTTGCCAGGAAGTTCTCCCTCCCCCTGTACTTTGTCTCAGCTGCTGATGGTACCAATGTTGTGAAG CTCTTCAATGACGCGATTCGATTAGCTGTGTCTTACAAACACAACTCCCGGGACTTCATGGACGAGGTTTTGCAGGAGCTTGAG AACTTTGATTTGGAGCCGAAGGAGGAGGATGCACCAGACCAAGAGCAGCGTGGCAGCACGGagagcccctccccttcctga